From Haloarcula hispanica ATCC 33960, the proteins below share one genomic window:
- a CDS encoding alkaline phosphatase family protein — translation MSFSDWFFDTVDRLQSDPSPKNLEIALRKLWAGLLGRFAPKQQEGQVVWDEDWDILVILDGCRADAMEEIIQGTSYQSLFADSKLETRWSVGGTSSEWIKKTFNERHSAEIQETAYITGNPYTDQIQYDEFSEFTHFGIASTEYDIRTVSPRKLTNHAINTWRKRDEKGVDRMIVHYMQPHAPFRSRPEWFREFKGTKKFGSKVWWRLCDGTVSHDDFWTAYIDNLEWILEEVSILSTSIDGSIALTADHGNAKGECGVYGHPKGVPVSAVREVPWITLDGIDTEEYTPEYNVSDSGGDDQKPARESQLEALGYK, via the coding sequence ATGAGCTTCTCTGATTGGTTTTTTGATACAGTGGACCGCCTACAATCAGATCCTTCTCCAAAGAATCTCGAGATAGCACTCAGAAAGTTATGGGCCGGCTTGCTCGGGAGATTCGCTCCAAAGCAACAGGAAGGGCAGGTGGTTTGGGACGAAGACTGGGATATATTGGTCATCTTGGACGGATGCAGGGCTGATGCCATGGAAGAAATCATACAGGGAACTTCTTATCAATCTCTTTTTGCTGATAGCAAACTCGAGACGCGCTGGTCAGTCGGCGGTACCAGCTCTGAATGGATCAAAAAAACGTTTAATGAAAGACATTCAGCAGAGATCCAAGAAACCGCATATATCACAGGCAATCCATATACGGACCAGATACAATACGATGAGTTTTCAGAGTTCACTCATTTTGGGATCGCCAGTACGGAGTATGATATTCGGACGGTTTCGCCTCGGAAACTGACTAATCACGCGATTAACACTTGGAGAAAACGCGACGAGAAGGGCGTTGATAGAATGATTGTTCATTACATGCAACCACATGCACCCTTCCGGTCGCGACCAGAGTGGTTTCGTGAATTCAAGGGCACAAAGAAGTTCGGTAGCAAAGTCTGGTGGCGCCTCTGTGATGGCACCGTTTCGCACGATGACTTCTGGACTGCATATATTGACAACCTAGAGTGGATACTGGAAGAAGTTAGTATCCTCTCAACGTCTATTGATGGCTCCATCGCTCTAACCGCTGACCACGGCAATGCAAAAGGTGAATGCGGGGTATATGGCCACCCGAAAGGAGTTCCGGTCAGTGCTGTAAGAGAGGTCCCGTGGATTACACTAGACGGGATAGATACTGAGGAATATACCCCTGAGTATAATGTCTCTGATAGCGGCGGAGATGATCAAAAGCCTGCCCGTGAATCGCAACTTGAAGCCTTAGGTTATAAGTGA
- the aglJ gene encoding S-layer glycoprotein N-glycosyltransferase AglJ has product MADRDDVCILLPTFNEAETIESVVSGFREQGFDDVLVIDGGSTDGTQDIAESAGARVVEQSGSGKGQAVREAVTRHIEQPYVLMADGDATYRPDEADRLLKPLLSGQAAHVIGNRFADMQPGAMTKLNQIGNRIINRAFETIHGRDLTDILSGYRAFTRQSFQRSSLTASGFGIETEMAVECVKHNVSTAVVPITYQPRPDESDTNLRPFRDGATIILTLYQMAKTNNPLFYFGSVGLGSTVVGFLLGAYVAYDWVVNSISHEVIAVVGSFAILLGIQLLMFGVLSDMLVAVNREQTRRLEDIAVQLTHESRSRPVDVFDDQRVGDAEHGKKGDAEDTGDSDIETEPAVSSHSSDE; this is encoded by the coding sequence ATGGCCGACCGAGACGACGTCTGTATACTGTTGCCGACATTCAACGAGGCAGAGACTATCGAGTCGGTCGTGTCCGGGTTCCGCGAGCAGGGCTTCGACGACGTCCTCGTCATCGACGGTGGGTCAACCGACGGGACACAGGACATCGCCGAATCGGCCGGCGCGCGGGTCGTCGAACAGTCCGGCTCGGGGAAGGGGCAGGCCGTCAGGGAGGCGGTGACGCGCCACATCGAGCAGCCGTACGTCCTGATGGCCGATGGGGACGCGACCTATCGGCCCGACGAGGCGGACAGGCTCCTCAAGCCGCTGTTGTCGGGTCAGGCTGCCCACGTCATCGGGAACCGGTTCGCGGATATGCAACCCGGCGCGATGACGAAGCTGAACCAGATCGGCAACCGCATCATCAACAGGGCCTTCGAAACGATTCACGGACGGGACCTCACCGACATCCTCTCGGGGTATCGAGCGTTCACGCGTCAGTCGTTCCAGCGGAGTTCGCTGACGGCGTCTGGCTTCGGTATCGAGACGGAGATGGCCGTCGAGTGTGTCAAACATAACGTCTCGACGGCGGTGGTGCCGATCACCTATCAGCCCCGACCAGACGAGTCCGACACGAACCTCCGTCCGTTCCGGGACGGCGCGACGATCATCCTGACGCTGTACCAAATGGCGAAGACGAACAATCCGCTGTTTTACTTCGGAAGCGTGGGCCTCGGGAGCACCGTGGTCGGGTTCCTACTTGGAGCGTACGTGGCCTACGACTGGGTCGTCAACAGTATCTCACACGAGGTGATTGCCGTTGTCGGCTCGTTCGCCATTCTACTGGGGATTCAGCTCCTCATGTTCGGCGTCCTATCGGATATGCTCGTGGCGGTGAATCGCGAGCAGACGCGCCGGTTAGAGGACATCGCAGTCCAGCTCACACACGAGAGCCGTAGTCGGCCGGTGGATGTGTTCGACGACCAGCGGGTCGGCGACGCAGAGCACGGCAAGAAGGGCGACGCGGAAGACACCGGAGACAGCGACATAGAGACAGAGCCGGCGGTGTCCTCCCACAGTTCCGACGAGTAG
- a CDS encoding flippase gives MDIDRSSVVIYASNIVLSLIGFVGTAYFAQTLGGTVLGIFFTFDAVTSVLMTGARLGVDTGIEKRISETTTQQRGSYLTAGYLITLAPIVIMSLGLFVLEGYVDEYIGVAAVPLLIVFIISSTGRWLTGAALRGEGRVALSSLIELFGEVIRIVTSIALIIAGLKIFALLYGVLIGVVVKFVIFYFALSSTLSIPTWETVRDLWSFSKYTSFNSVSSLAYNWADTLVLAYFASKTAVAVYEASWKVSVVAVMASQALSQAVFPSISEWASRNEYSRIETALSEGFTYGLLLVIPAVVGVAILADPFMQLVYDFDTGGLILILLMAEKLLQAPRILIQRTLTGIGHPNLVFRTAALTLVANVVLNLLLVPELGSFGAAAATITTVSIALVIQIAYLRRFITVTANWRALGRQTVTALMMGAVVYAASTIFPPSTLLKLGGLVALGVVAYGLGMATDREIRERVLQMV, from the coding sequence ATGGATATCGACCGGTCAAGTGTTGTTATATACGCCAGTAATATCGTACTGAGTCTAATTGGTTTTGTTGGAACCGCATATTTTGCTCAAACTCTCGGAGGAACGGTTCTTGGAATCTTTTTCACCTTTGATGCGGTCACGAGCGTGTTGATGACCGGAGCGCGGCTTGGAGTCGATACAGGGATAGAGAAGCGAATCAGCGAAACGACAACTCAACAGCGTGGGTCGTACTTGACTGCAGGATACCTCATAACACTCGCTCCAATTGTAATTATGTCTCTCGGATTGTTCGTACTTGAAGGCTATGTAGACGAATACATTGGTGTGGCGGCCGTACCCTTACTGATTGTATTTATTATTTCCAGTACCGGGAGATGGCTTACCGGAGCAGCCCTTCGTGGTGAAGGGCGAGTGGCGCTTAGCTCTCTTATCGAACTCTTTGGTGAAGTAATTCGTATAGTAACAAGTATCGCGCTAATCATAGCCGGGTTGAAGATATTTGCTCTGTTATATGGTGTCTTGATTGGAGTTGTCGTGAAGTTTGTCATATTTTACTTCGCCTTATCAAGTACGCTATCTATCCCAACTTGGGAAACTGTCAGAGACCTCTGGAGTTTCTCGAAGTATACATCATTCAATAGTGTGAGTTCCCTAGCATACAACTGGGCAGACACGCTCGTGTTGGCATACTTCGCGTCAAAGACCGCTGTTGCCGTATACGAGGCTTCTTGGAAGGTCAGTGTAGTCGCAGTAATGGCTAGCCAAGCCCTAAGCCAGGCAGTGTTTCCATCTATCAGCGAGTGGGCGTCACGCAATGAGTACAGTCGCATTGAAACGGCCCTAAGCGAAGGCTTCACATATGGTCTCCTGCTTGTCATCCCCGCCGTAGTCGGTGTAGCGATACTCGCCGATCCATTCATGCAACTCGTCTATGACTTCGACACGGGTGGGTTAATCCTCATCCTCCTGATGGCGGAGAAGTTGTTGCAGGCCCCGAGAATCCTGATCCAGCGGACGCTCACGGGGATCGGCCACCCGAATCTCGTATTCCGGACGGCAGCGCTGACCCTCGTTGCAAACGTTGTACTCAATCTGTTACTGGTCCCGGAACTCGGATCGTTCGGTGCAGCGGCGGCAACAATAACGACAGTCAGCATCGCGCTCGTCATTCAGATCGCGTATCTCCGGCGGTTCATCACTGTGACAGCAAACTGGCGGGCGCTCGGAAGGCAGACGGTCACAGCGTTAATGATGGGCGCAGTGGTGTACGCGGCGTCAACCATCTTCCCGCCATCGACGCTTTTGAAGCTTGGTGGCTTAGTCGCACTCGGCGTCGTCGCGTACGGTCTCGGCATGGCAACGGACCGCGAAATCAGAGAGCGCGTGTTACAGATGGTGTAG
- a CDS encoding glycosyltransferase family 4 protein, translating into MPRVLIGPTKTDIHNNEYGKSYNLLNNLYDDNFTVDIYTRSVSDTLRPENVTVYPLGGSNRISFYSYLYYRLLRELREGSVDIYHHMNLSYRWFNPILVSELHDNVPVVVGPCQTGHAIMAEEFNRMLSSWVGRNLPRPFTDPLHTIVDATRDVILDPPRMDLFKRTLDAADRIVVVDQEAYEMYADLVDESKLRTIPLGVDPDVFEYSEPDDSHELVAIGSLRERKGYDILIEALDQIQQEYPEVQLHVFGDGPQEDELVAQVKHLDLDENVTFHGYVDQSIVREHLSRARAFVHPSRSEGFSMVRLEAMSTGCPVVVTNVSGANEMVRDGEEGFVVPTEEPEPIADAVTTLLSDYELTKQISRQARDRVEEKYDWRKIAEEYLDLYRSLSG; encoded by the coding sequence ATGCCGCGAGTTCTCATCGGACCGACCAAAACAGACATTCATAACAACGAATACGGGAAGAGTTACAATCTCCTGAATAACCTGTACGACGATAATTTTACTGTCGATATATACACGAGATCAGTTTCTGATACTCTTAGACCGGAAAACGTTACTGTGTATCCGCTTGGGGGCTCTAACAGGATCTCGTTCTATAGTTATTTGTATTATAGACTTTTAAGAGAACTTCGGGAGGGATCTGTTGATATATATCACCACATGAATCTCAGCTACAGGTGGTTCAATCCAATCCTCGTTTCAGAGCTTCATGACAATGTTCCTGTCGTCGTTGGACCGTGCCAAACAGGGCATGCCATCATGGCTGAGGAATTCAATCGGATGCTTTCTTCTTGGGTAGGGAGAAACCTTCCGAGGCCATTTACCGATCCACTTCACACAATTGTTGACGCGACTCGCGATGTAATCCTTGATCCACCTCGGATGGATTTGTTCAAGCGAACGCTTGACGCCGCAGACCGAATTGTGGTTGTCGATCAAGAAGCCTACGAGATGTATGCTGACCTCGTTGACGAATCGAAGCTCCGGACGATCCCGCTGGGCGTTGATCCGGACGTCTTCGAGTACAGTGAACCGGACGACTCACATGAACTCGTGGCCATCGGTAGCCTTCGGGAACGGAAAGGCTATGATATCTTGATCGAAGCACTTGATCAAATCCAGCAGGAATATCCCGAAGTCCAGCTCCACGTCTTTGGTGACGGGCCGCAAGAAGACGAATTGGTCGCTCAGGTCAAGCATCTCGATCTAGACGAAAACGTCACGTTCCACGGGTATGTTGACCAGTCTATTGTCCGAGAACACTTATCCCGAGCACGTGCCTTCGTCCACCCTTCTCGGTCAGAGGGCTTTTCCATGGTCCGTCTGGAAGCCATGTCGACCGGCTGTCCAGTGGTCGTTACCAATGTTTCTGGAGCAAACGAAATGGTCCGCGACGGGGAGGAGGGCTTTGTCGTTCCGACAGAGGAACCGGAACCAATCGCAGACGCCGTCACCACCTTGCTCTCCGATTACGAACTCACGAAACAGATATCCAGACAGGCACGAGACCGTGTTGAGGAGAAGTACGACTGGCGGAAAATCGCGGAGGAGTACCTCGACCTGTACCGTTCGCTGTCTGGCTAA
- a CDS encoding TrmB family transcriptional regulator, which yields MSDPADVFDLVGLTEYEATALEQLLSLGRTTAPNLAEASGIPKARVYGVLEALSDRGFIKVIPGRPKEYQPKSPGEILDRAVENHRQSYESFAADIDSYRDAFLAEYEPRFDRASEDISPTAELFHVVDVGEPSERETRRLYDDAAETLRVITNSFAYLDNVERALAKTLDRGVEVSVLFLHPDELPPEKAAIQADIVERLTAEFPAVDLRFSTEKLPWRGTLVDPSMDYDSGEAILLVEEPDVPNHMRQAAITDNGSFVAGMKRYFDLIWEYESVETAHQT from the coding sequence ATGAGCGACCCTGCGGACGTGTTCGACCTGGTCGGGCTGACCGAATACGAGGCGACGGCGCTGGAACAGTTGCTCTCGCTCGGCCGGACGACGGCCCCGAATCTCGCTGAAGCGAGCGGCATCCCGAAGGCCCGCGTCTACGGCGTGCTGGAGGCGCTGTCCGACCGCGGCTTCATCAAGGTGATTCCCGGTCGTCCCAAGGAATACCAGCCGAAATCGCCCGGCGAAATCCTCGACCGGGCGGTCGAGAACCACAGACAGTCATACGAATCGTTCGCCGCCGACATCGACTCCTACCGCGATGCGTTCCTCGCCGAGTACGAACCGCGGTTCGACCGCGCCAGCGAGGACATCTCGCCGACGGCCGAACTGTTCCACGTCGTCGACGTGGGTGAACCGAGCGAACGCGAGACCAGACGGCTATACGACGACGCCGCCGAGACGCTTCGGGTTATCACCAATAGCTTCGCCTACCTCGACAACGTCGAGCGTGCACTGGCCAAGACACTCGACCGTGGGGTCGAAGTCAGCGTTCTCTTCCTGCATCCCGACGAACTCCCACCGGAGAAGGCAGCCATCCAGGCTGACATCGTCGAGCGGCTGACGGCGGAGTTCCCCGCTGTCGACCTGCGGTTCAGCACGGAGAAACTCCCCTGGCGCGGCACGCTCGTCGACCCGAGCATGGACTACGACAGCGGCGAGGCGATTCTACTGGTCGAGGAGCCGGACGTTCCCAACCACATGCGCCAGGCCGCGATTACGGACAACGGGTCGTTCGTCGCCGGGATGAAGCGGTACTTCGATCTGATCTGGGAGTACGAGAGCGTCGAAACGGCCCATCAGACGTAG
- a CDS encoding alkaline phosphatase family protein, whose translation MVLVVLGIDALDPELVDSTAHPNLTLADHHAIETIRSVEGGPSTHELWPTIITGLRPPEHGITLDDGVAWENPVLRFGSAAADYLLPSGLQTRLGAWLLNNTEQDAFRIPATYYEENGLSTVFDGREAAPIGIPNYVIDPDTEDREHSLRRNLGDLFERDLEAKGGHSSTDPALFYEQCLEMSMVRLARARRALRGGRHELVFAYTSGLDLIGHVAYEQPSLQDRAYEELDEFVGEVRDDLGDNDELLLVSDHGLQDGVHTDEAMVAGTDAAMVDAIESVVDVRAAIEAELDETDHTSTPQVTASDDGDRSGEEVKEHLEDLGYM comes from the coding sequence ATGGTCCTCGTAGTGCTGGGTATCGATGCACTCGACCCGGAACTAGTAGACTCGACGGCACATCCGAATTTGACGCTCGCTGACCACCACGCTATCGAGACGATCAGGAGCGTCGAGGGCGGCCCCAGCACGCACGAACTCTGGCCGACGATCATTACCGGGCTCAGGCCCCCGGAACACGGCATCACGCTTGACGACGGCGTTGCCTGGGAGAACCCCGTCCTCCGGTTCGGGAGTGCTGCCGCGGACTACCTTCTCCCGTCGGGGCTGCAGACGCGTCTCGGCGCGTGGCTACTGAACAACACCGAACAGGACGCGTTCCGGATCCCGGCGACCTACTACGAGGAGAACGGCCTGTCGACAGTGTTCGACGGCCGGGAGGCGGCTCCAATCGGCATCCCCAACTACGTCATCGACCCGGACACGGAGGACCGCGAACACAGCCTCCGGCGGAACCTCGGCGACCTCTTCGAGCGCGACCTCGAAGCGAAAGGCGGCCACTCGTCGACAGACCCGGCGCTGTTCTACGAGCAGTGCCTCGAAATGTCGATGGTTCGCCTCGCTCGCGCACGTCGGGCGCTCAGAGGTGGGCGACACGAACTGGTGTTTGCATACACGAGCGGGCTCGACCTCATCGGCCACGTTGCGTACGAACAACCGTCTCTACAGGACCGCGCCTATGAAGAACTCGACGAGTTCGTCGGCGAGGTTCGAGACGACCTCGGTGACAACGACGAGCTACTGCTCGTCAGCGACCACGGTCTGCAGGACGGCGTCCACACCGATGAGGCGATGGTTGCGGGGACCGACGCAGCCATGGTCGACGCAATCGAGAGTGTCGTCGACGTCCGGGCGGCTATCGAAGCCGAACTCGACGAAACAGACCACACGTCGACACCGCAGGTGACGGCGTCGGACGACGGCGACCGGTCGGGGGAGGAAGTCAAAGAGCACCTCGAAGATCTCGGGTATATGTAG
- a CDS encoding DoxX family protein encodes MAFESAGAGELFLLGRILFGGVLAFMGLNHFQSAEQMAPYAEAKGLPAPVASVYGSGGLLLVSGILVILGAYPVIAAGALATFLVASAVMMHNFWAVPDDQVQDEMTQFLKNVALAGGALSLLAVAGTSWPYSVGMSLF; translated from the coding sequence ATGGCGTTCGAGTCCGCTGGTGCGGGCGAACTGTTCCTGCTGGGACGAATCCTGTTCGGCGGCGTCCTCGCCTTCATGGGCCTGAACCACTTCCAGAGCGCTGAGCAGATGGCCCCCTACGCGGAGGCAAAGGGGCTCCCGGCACCGGTGGCGTCGGTCTACGGGAGCGGCGGACTGCTCCTCGTCAGCGGTATCCTCGTTATCCTCGGTGCGTACCCCGTCATCGCAGCCGGGGCGCTGGCGACGTTCCTCGTCGCCTCCGCCGTCATGATGCACAACTTCTGGGCGGTTCCGGACGACCAAGTACAGGACGAGATGACGCAGTTCCTCAAGAACGTCGCCCTCGCCGGCGGCGCGCTGTCCCTGCTTGCAGTGGCCGGCACGTCGTGGCCGTACAGCGTCGGTATGTCCCTGTTTTGA
- a CDS encoding winged helix-turn-helix transcriptional regulator has translation MSSEVFTTADEEEESGPCAVIESLEQIGSRWRLVVLHELQNGEQRFNELKRATDASSRTLSRVLDDLQEMDFVDRRLEEDAPVATYYQLTPKGESLCPVFDEIEDWAEEWLAGCQS, from the coding sequence ATGTCATCTGAAGTATTCACCACCGCGGACGAGGAGGAAGAGAGCGGGCCGTGTGCCGTCATCGAGTCGCTGGAACAGATCGGGTCGCGCTGGCGGCTGGTCGTGCTCCACGAACTCCAGAACGGTGAACAGCGGTTCAACGAACTCAAGCGCGCCACCGACGCCAGCTCCCGAACCCTCTCGCGGGTCCTCGACGACCTCCAGGAGATGGACTTCGTCGACCGGCGGCTCGAAGAGGACGCCCCCGTCGCGACGTACTACCAGCTCACGCCCAAGGGCGAATCCCTCTGTCCAGTGTTCGACGAAATCGAGGACTGGGCCGAGGAGTGGCTGGCCGGTTGCCAGAGCTGA
- a CDS encoding sulfatase, protein MSGDPNILLVILDSVRAQNLSAYGHVNETTPFLDSFATERATLYEQARAPGARSVTSHASIFSGLHVEEHGIVSAGHRLDPSASVFAQLREDGYSTGVFTENDWLTAVDVGLRDGFDEIVGARNVPFPGAVNPHEFVSNEGRGQYAEFVRLALTDDAPLRSLANGVATKLQSDYKRFLPDSVRASTPADVYVDSLLDWSDRQDGPWAACLNLMDAHIPYEPMPDYDQWGGSEASSLQASFEDQKWDFNGGHRPWWQKKAVESLYDGGIRQMDAELERLVSSLERRGELDDTLLVITSDHGEGFGEQSDVRPGVRVAEHGVAIHDSVLHVPLIVRYPGQTESHRVDRPASLVEFPRVVNRLRADDQQTAGFCPDGPVLATAVGLDEPLQERAGAYVGDLSPWTATSRAVFKDDSEGVVKYCTNRDRAATVVSRDAQTSYKVSDGGAEHVDSAFESIEELDVKTTGEDFDDLDDGTYQRLEDLGYV, encoded by the coding sequence ATGTCGGGCGATCCAAACATCTTGCTGGTCATCCTCGACAGCGTCCGTGCACAGAACCTCAGCGCCTACGGCCACGTCAACGAGACGACGCCGTTTCTGGACTCGTTCGCCACAGAGCGGGCGACGCTGTACGAGCAGGCCCGAGCGCCTGGTGCGCGGAGCGTCACGAGCCACGCGAGCATTTTCTCCGGGTTGCACGTCGAAGAACACGGTATCGTCTCGGCGGGGCATCGGCTCGACCCGTCGGCGTCAGTCTTCGCACAGCTGCGAGAAGACGGGTACAGCACCGGCGTGTTCACCGAAAATGACTGGCTGACGGCCGTCGATGTCGGACTCCGGGACGGGTTTGACGAGATCGTCGGGGCGCGGAACGTCCCGTTCCCGGGCGCAGTCAACCCCCACGAGTTTGTCTCGAACGAGGGACGGGGACAGTACGCGGAGTTCGTCAGACTCGCGCTGACAGACGACGCGCCGCTCCGGTCGCTGGCAAACGGTGTGGCGACGAAACTCCAGTCCGATTACAAGCGGTTCCTCCCGGATAGCGTCAGAGCATCGACGCCGGCGGACGTCTACGTGGATTCGCTGCTGGACTGGAGCGACCGACAGGACGGGCCGTGGGCGGCGTGTCTCAACCTGATGGACGCCCACATTCCGTACGAACCGATGCCGGACTACGACCAGTGGGGGGGCTCGGAGGCGTCGTCGTTGCAGGCTTCCTTCGAGGACCAGAAGTGGGACTTCAACGGCGGACACCGCCCGTGGTGGCAGAAGAAGGCGGTCGAGTCGCTGTACGACGGGGGGATTCGCCAGATGGACGCGGAACTCGAACGGCTCGTTTCGTCGCTCGAACGGCGTGGTGAGCTTGATGACACGCTTCTCGTCATCACGAGCGATCACGGCGAGGGCTTCGGCGAACAGAGCGACGTTCGGCCGGGTGTCCGGGTCGCCGAACACGGCGTCGCGATTCACGACAGCGTACTCCACGTCCCGCTCATCGTGCGCTATCCGGGCCAGACCGAGTCTCATCGGGTCGACCGTCCCGCGTCGCTGGTCGAATTTCCGCGGGTCGTGAACCGGCTTCGGGCCGACGATCAACAGACTGCCGGCTTCTGTCCCGACGGACCGGTCCTCGCTACTGCGGTCGGCCTCGACGAGCCGCTGCAGGAACGCGCCGGTGCGTACGTCGGGGACCTGTCGCCGTGGACCGCCACGTCGCGAGCGGTGTTCAAAGACGACAGTGAGGGAGTTGTCAAGTACTGTACTAACCGCGACCGCGCCGCCACCGTCGTCAGCCGCGACGCCCAGACGTCGTACAAAGTGTCCGACGGCGGTGCGGAACACGTCGACAGCGCATTCGAATCGATAGAGGAACTCGACGTCAAGACGACGGGCGAGGACTTCGACGACCTCGACGACGGGACGTACCAGCGGCTGGAAGACCTCGGCTACGTCTGA
- a CDS encoding rhomboid family intramembrane serine protease, with protein sequence MMQSLPTPAMPAWLPWQEAVVLIVVLAVLVAVRRLSAARPGDGVRARLFLGVPWGTLLTMAGVLAVYLFLQGAWWHPRNPLVTPFRTWSYFYPFGMLTGAFTHGSQGHITGNLMGTLVYGTVAEYVWGHYPRKRGVQTFTSLRTNPLARILAVPVAMFVVGVFSAVFAIGPIVGFSGVVFAIAGFALVTRPTLFLGAFLGNRVLDLLYSALRYPVSTASGQTRFVTPWWSNIAIQGHAIGILAGVIVALALLWNRDERPDTLRVFFATLVFAVAQGLWAVYIPLGGGRFRLFRWAGTALVFVLALVVAASTVGSDREFRPGFDRRPASLAVVVLLVVLGALSLAAVPTNIVDLEDDQLPEDGIEVGDYVVTYDENVPNAYFESIWVPTQREGASVNASGVIVASAEREVWIAAVQPGRLAVNGKERVTVGGATWRESVYANRTDWSVLGNDSVYRVQLRREGGQPRTAYTSEPSTADVILDGRNVTVAAQQNGFDVSVTRGNETVGQAPLPANMTRARIGGLTFERNRSRLYARTDGTRVKIAERRQQAARS encoded by the coding sequence ATGATGCAGTCGCTGCCGACGCCGGCCATGCCCGCGTGGCTCCCGTGGCAGGAAGCGGTCGTCCTCATTGTGGTGCTCGCCGTCCTCGTTGCCGTCCGCCGCCTGTCGGCCGCGCGACCTGGCGACGGCGTACGGGCGCGCCTCTTCCTCGGCGTTCCGTGGGGGACGCTGCTGACGATGGCCGGCGTCCTGGCGGTGTATCTGTTCCTGCAGGGCGCGTGGTGGCACCCGCGGAACCCGCTTGTCACGCCGTTCCGGACGTGGTCGTACTTCTACCCGTTCGGGATGCTCACCGGGGCGTTCACCCACGGCAGTCAGGGGCACATCACGGGGAACCTCATGGGCACACTGGTGTATGGGACGGTCGCGGAGTACGTCTGGGGCCACTACCCCCGCAAGCGTGGCGTCCAGACCTTCACGTCGCTGCGGACGAACCCGCTCGCCCGGATTCTGGCCGTTCCCGTCGCCATGTTCGTCGTGGGCGTGTTCTCCGCGGTGTTCGCTATCGGGCCGATTGTGGGCTTTTCCGGCGTGGTGTTTGCCATAGCCGGGTTCGCACTCGTGACGCGGCCGACGCTGTTTCTCGGCGCGTTTCTCGGGAACCGCGTACTCGACCTCCTGTATTCGGCGCTTCGCTACCCGGTGTCGACGGCCTCGGGCCAGACCCGGTTCGTGACGCCGTGGTGGTCCAACATCGCCATCCAGGGCCACGCCATCGGCATTCTGGCTGGCGTCATCGTGGCCCTCGCGCTACTGTGGAACCGGGACGAACGCCCCGACACGCTGCGGGTGTTCTTTGCGACGCTCGTGTTCGCCGTCGCGCAGGGACTTTGGGCGGTGTACATACCGCTTGGCGGCGGCCGGTTTCGGCTGTTCCGCTGGGCCGGGACGGCACTGGTGTTCGTTCTGGCGCTCGTCGTCGCCGCGTCGACCGTCGGCTCCGACCGCGAATTCCGTCCTGGATTCGATCGTCGCCCGGCCTCACTCGCAGTGGTGGTCCTGCTCGTCGTCCTCGGCGCACTGAGTCTTGCCGCCGTCCCGACGAACATCGTCGACCTGGAGGACGACCAGCTCCCCGAAGACGGCATCGAGGTCGGAGACTACGTGGTGACCTACGACGAGAACGTCCCGAACGCGTACTTCGAGAGCATCTGGGTCCCAACGCAGCGGGAGGGGGCGAGCGTCAACGCCAGCGGTGTCATCGTTGCCAGCGCGGAGCGTGAGGTCTGGATCGCCGCCGTCCAGCCGGGCCGGCTCGCGGTCAACGGCAAGGAGCGAGTCACGGTCGGCGGGGCGACCTGGCGCGAGTCGGTCTACGCGAACCGGACGGACTGGTCGGTGCTCGGCAACGACAGCGTCTATCGGGTCCAACTCAGGCGTGAGGGCGGCCAGCCCCGGACGGCCTACACCTCGGAGCCGTCGACGGCGGACGTGATACTGGACGGGCGGAACGTGACAGTGGCTGCCCAGCAGAACGGGTTCGACGTGAGCGTAACACGGGGGAACGAAACGGTCGGGCAGGCACCGCTCCCGGCGAACATGACGCGGGCGCGGATCGGCGGGCTGACCTTCGAGCGGAACCGCTCGCGGCTGTACGCACGGACCGACGGCACTCGCGTCAAGATCGCGGAGCGTCGCCAGCAAGCGGCGCGGAGCTAG